AACAGTCTATGGTAACGCATGAAGCAGCGTTGCAATTATGGCcgcaactaacgattattttctttatcaacTAAtctgccaaaatgtcaaaaattgGATACACACGACACAATTTTGTGAGAAATGTAAGCATAACTTTTggttgtttacaagaaaacttaACATGGTACCTTTACAATaagtgttgaaaaaaaaacaaaaaaaaagagaaatgtacATGTGCAAAGACACAGAAGTGTTGTCACAGACTTCCATAAGACTGTGGTCAGGGAGAAACCTCCATATCAGCAGAGGGAGACATATCTGACCAATACTCTGCATTTCTTCTAATGCCGGTACAGCCTGACACATCGCTCTGAACTCCACTGCAGACATAAACATGCAGGCAggcacactctcacacactgagaGGTGGTGGTTTATTTGAACATGTGAGTCAGCCAGTCCCTGTGGGCCCCAGCTGGAGAGAGCAGAGCGCCCCACCCAGAGGCACCAGCGTCACATGTGGTTGCAACTCCCCCAACCTCCCTTCAACCAAACTCCCTCTGATTTATGCGTGCCGGACACCCCTCCCCTTCACTTCAGGATGTATTGTCCTCCACTCACTGAGCTGAGATAAGTTTCAAAACGGTGTCTTTCACTTACGGCAGTGTGGTGGAACTGAAGAGCAACTAGTGCTGGTAGCTACTGTTGGCCGCCAGATGCCTGTTTGTGGtgagtgtatttttatgtttgcacTGGAATGCGGTCCTATGGTTAGAGCGAGTAGTTTCCTGTCGATTCATTGGGGAAAAATATAATTTATATGGCCTTGTTTCAGAAGACGTCTTGGTGTATGCATCTTTCCCCTGCggtgttgtttgctgttgtaGTCGGTTAACGAAGATTTTCATTTAATAGAAAAGGCTTAAACAAGTCAGAGCTTGTTCTCGTGATCTTTTGAAACATCACTCAATACGCTGTTAAAGACATCGACAATAGTCTTTCATAGTCGGTGATGTTTAGAACATGACATTCTCTGCTGAACTAAGATCTTACTATGACATCTGATGAAACTGAAGTTGTTGCGTTGATTGACAGATGAATGACAAGGCTATAGCAAGCACATGTGTTTGATTGACTTATTTTTTCATTGTGGGGTACATCTTTTTGAAATATGAACGTCAGACGGGATATAAACAAAGACACTTTTCAGTTGGTGCTGCTCTGCTAGATGTGGTATTCTGTGCAGTACACTTTCTGACAAACCTCTTGTAGGTCAGACTGGAGTTGACCTAAATTTACTCTCAGGACATTAGTCATCAGAGAAGTTGTCAGTCATAGAAAATTAAGCTTTATGTTCTCATCTGAATCCTGGGATACACTTGGTGTTGACTTATGAAGCAAGACCATCCTTCAACATCTCTGGCTCAAAGCAGGGTGAAGCAATACAAATTATTTGCTGATAGTTTGTGACCCAGGTCTGACTGCCTAAAAGGGTGAGACAAGACAGAGGAACTGTAAAAACACTCATTAGACACTCTGGGCCCTGGGGGCACGTGGATCTTTTGTCTGCCTATGAGATGCTCAGTGCCTGAGAAATGTGACACCACTCTCTCCTTTTCAAGCCTCTGTGGTTGATGTCTCATGCTGCAATTTTGGCTTAGAGACCATTAATTTGGAGACAGTGGGAAATATAAAGCACACTGGAATATTTTCCCAAAACTCCTATTTTGCAAGAAGTTTTGGCACGAGAATGGAGCTCATattgtttatttgatttaacATTcgcttcagtttgttttctctgtgcttaagctgtgtttacattcatcTGCAATGAGGATGTGTACATGCACCGTGTCTAATAAGCACTCAGGGCAATGCAATATCATGTGCCTGTGTCACAATAGGCTGTTTATGTGGATCAGTGGCAGTCTGAGGCAaaagagaggctgcagccagGCACAGTGCAGAGCTTCTCAGTCGGCCTCAGCCTCGATTCTTGACTGTATGAAAAGCGGCCAGATTTTCAGGCCATTTTCGACCCGGGGGCATGTCATTTACTAAATGAATGGCCCTCTTTTCTGGACAGTTGAGCCAGTCACAGTCTATCATGCCACGAGACAAGTGAGCCCACAGTATTACtttccactgcagaggactgttTTCAGCGGGCACATTTGCATACCTTCAGGGTTTGGCGTGAGTgaagcataataataataataacaataataatgtgtGAAACAGTTTATGGACATACCAGATGGCTGTTACTGATGATTTGATACAGCTTTTATTGCCCTTAACTCGTGACTGGGGTCTtacatgttttatattgtatttgtcATATTATCTGGTTATTTGTATACATTATGAATTACTCAAGCTgtctcattcattcacacagcagcagaaaatagtaataaaataGGCAATGTAATTTAAGATTAGAAATTGGCAATCGGATATTATTTGGCAGAATTTATGTTGTCTTTTTCCCAATTTACGAGAACATCTTCAAAAATGGTTAAATAGATGTTCTACCAGCATCCTCCGTGGGCCTGAAACTTAATGGGTATGACTCAATCTTAGATCATTAAAAAGAGGCTTTCTAAAAGACAACTGAAGCTTGGATAAGTTGCTTCTTAAAAACAGCTTCaatgaatattttcataataGCCACAAATCACCTGAGTACTTGTATGTGAAAGCAGTCACTTGTGGAGACAAACCCAAAGATAATTATCACccgtctctgcagcctctctcagcTCCAGAGACGCAGCACAGAGGCTGAATTTCACTCCTCTCATttctaagataagataagataagataaaactttattaatcccctgTAGGGGAAATTATGTGTTACGGGCAGCAGCAATAGTATCAGGAatataaaaggagacatagaaggGAATAAAACACATAGAAGAGCCAGATATTCTCCCTCAGAAGTTGGTgtagaccaaaacagagctaaaagaggtGTGAATAACTGTTAACTTAAcgttcctctgtgtctgcttgaTGTGGAAATAGACAACTgttggctaacatgttagctgaAACAACTTTATAAGGCAATGACATGTTAgtgttgcccccccccccccaagtgtATCCATACTCTAATCATCTCAGATATTGTacaattaaaaagacaaacaaaaaggtTTAAACATGCATTATTTACTAAAAGCCTGAACATTTTGGACATGAAGTGGAACACTTTGTTGTCTATGCTGATATAAAACAAAAGCCAGGCACCATTTTGTTTCCCCCTCGATGTATTGTGCTGATGCAAATTCGTTGCATATGAATGTCATTCTttggagaaaataaacatttccagaTGGAGCTACAGGCTTCTGCACTTTACTTTGACAGTCAGCAAAATTTGATCAGTGGTTTCTCTTGTCAATAAGTACTTACTGTATCTTTACCAACAGACAGTTTGACTTATATGGTTTAAAATGCTTCTTCAGTCTAGAACAAGGAAACAACTGATGAGGAAACCAACCCTGTGTGTTGATTCTGGTCCCAAAGGTCACTAGGTCATAAAAGTCAGCAAATATTCTCAGAAGTGATTGATCTCTCATTCATTCCTTCTTCCCACATGGCAGAAAGCACATACTGTAACTTCAGGTCGCACAATTGTAGGAAACTAAAAGGGGTTACAACCAGGAGGGTTTGCTCAGTGTCAGGACAAAGACTCATCTGACTGGGTGATTCTGCTTTTGTGATTTACGGCGGACTGAGCCGTGGCCTCTTGAGTCGACTCCTGATGACTGGGAGAGAGCTGAGTGAGAGCTGCGTCACACGGTGCTTCCTCTGGCCAGGGGGTCAGGTCTGAGGAGGTGGAAGGGGTCGCTGGGCAGGAAGACGACAAGCCGGAGAAGTCGGAGGCAATATCACAGCTGGACGTCGCTGATGCTTTTACACTCCTGGTGCTTTATCTCAGTGTTTcctggctgtttgttttgctgatgtCCGTTGTAAAGCTTGAAACAATGGCTTTAATCCCGACAGTGGTCAGCGTTTACATCGTTTGCCTGCTGTTTGGCATCTTGCTCAACCTCTGTGGGGTTTTCCTCCTCTGGTCTGTGGTCGTATCTGTGTGACTTTGAATACCTCTTTATCTCTTTCAGGATGGCTCAGTGGGGAACCTTGATGACCTGGCTCAGGAGTATTCTCAGTATTACGGCACCTCCCTCAGTGACGTGTGTGAAAGGATGGAGGAGCTACGGAAACGCAAAGTAGTGCAGGATGCAGACATGGTAAACTTTTATCTCGGCATTATTGAGTTTCTTTCTGCTGCCATCTTACTAATTTACCTCACTgacttttaaaggaaaagttagacattttgggaaatacgcttattcACTTTGTCCCTGAAAGTAAGGTTAGAAGATTAGCACCattttagcataaagactgtaaagagGAGGCCTAACAGCTAGTCTACCCCTGTCTAATGTTGACAAAATATggctaccagcacctctaaaactcactaatgAACATattatttctcatgtttttaGCCAGGCTGGACCTTTAAGTGTCTGCTTAAAGTTGTTAATGTTGTTCTGTAGATGTACTTTAGGTAATGTATAATCTGCCTCTGGAGAAGCTCACATTTTTTGTTACATTGCACGTTTATTGACATTGTACAGACATGTCAAATAAAAAATCCTAATAGTTGAATTTTTGAATATTGTGTCTAAATCTGCTTGAAATTCAGATATGTTCAAACACCTGTTTGCAGTAAAGCATTTGCAGAGGTCATAACTGGTGACACATAAGTGTTAGCTGGTGTTATTCCACAATGTGGGCTAAACGTTTCAGTTAGCTGAAtattatttctatttctgtgttgTGATGGCACTGTAATTTACTCCTCCACTTCCCctgcctgtgtgtttcagggaaAGGTTGACTCAGTGGCCACATCACTGCAGCTCCGCTCACAGATCCAGGTGAGTGTCCAGCTCTGAGTGTGTCAGACCCCCGGAGAAggcagcttcctcctctgtaCGTCAGCAGACAGGCTGATAAGAGGCTGTGGAATTGCCTTGTCATGATTATCCAGAGCAAAACCAAAGCAGAAGACTAAAAAGTAACGTATGACTGACTGTGAGGCAGAGAGCTGGCCTTGAGACTGTGCCCAGATGTGAGAGAATAGATCCGaaagtgtgaaaacatgtgACTAGTGgcgtatgtgtgttttgattaGCATGTTAAAAGTGCAACAAATCACAGATAAATGAATACCTCAGATTTCTTAATTGTAGCTGGTTCAGTCTGTGTAAGATACTTTGtctgctgcttatttttctgccttgctttaaaggaaaatgacattttaaacttACATGTTGCTTGTTGTTTGGCACAAAAATTGCAACTCAAAAaaatcatcttaaaaaaaaatagctcaGTAAATTGAAGCATTGCCTCTTATGCATTTAAATTAAcacctttttcttctccttaaGGAGTCTCTTGGACTCAGCAGTACCACCTCCACTCCAGAGACCGAGAGAAGGTAAAAACAAACCCCTCATTTGGAAATCCAAAGCTTTTAGTATTTCAGTGTATATTCAGACACTCAGAAAGGCCCAGTATCCTTTGCTAGGGACGGTACTGGGGTGACACATGATTGAAAACATAGTTAGAAACACCACGAACAACTCTATTAGATAATAACAAATATGGCTGGAGCTGTTATTTTATCCAGATGATGTGTAGTGTTGTGGCTTCACAgacattattatcatttaattcAAGTCCTATCACTTCTGGCTGAACTATGATTCCTCTTCCTGTATTGTCTCTTTGTGCCTCTCGTGcctttcctctgcttcctggTGCCCTCCAGTCATATTTATGAAGTGCTTCTGTGTCACCTTCaaacttccttccttccctccattgTTTCTTTTCAGGGATTTCAAAGATTAGTCATATCTTGTCACCAGAAAGCTGAATATGATGAAGCAATTGGGTGATGACTAATCATAAAGCAACATATTGATTTGATTCGGCTTGTTAAAGAGTCAAAACCGTGAAAATTGAGCGAAATCCATGTTTTTAAGTGTTATCATAATAACGAATAGGCATGTAATATTCAGAACTTGGACAggatcacagcagaaaaaaacattcataaCTTAAGTGTTCAGCTAGGATTCACAGGAAACTTACACTGCCCCCTAGTGGGCCAAGCACATAATAATGCTCGGGGGAAGCTGATTTTACCAGTGTCAGTAACAAGTTTTAAAGCATTATTTGTAGCCCTACGTTTTTGAGGGTGTATTTGTCAGTCAATATCTTATAAGTTTTAATTCGTGCTTTCCTCcttgtttgtgtattttcctCCTGATCCCCCTTTAAATCACGGTTTAACTTGTTTATCGACAGCAGCACACATTCTCAAGTTTTTATGGGAACGCTTTCTTGTTCTTATCACAGTGCATGGGGCACTGCCACTCCAGATTGTCACTGTTAGCTGCTATCCAAATAAATTTCAAGTGACAGTTATCAATTTTCACgccaaaatatttcaaatatttagCGTCTCCCACATCCTTTCTACTGTAGAATATGAAAGAGGCAAACGGTGCTGATGTCTCACTCGATAACCCTGAATAGAGTTTGAAGATCACGGTGCACTGCttgcttcatcagctgtctggATTGGTGTAAAATGAATTGttctttcatctgtttcattGTCCTCTGATTTTAACAGCCAATACAGACAGGTTATACTCATATTGATGATATTTTCTGACCAGCGTAATGACATTTTCTAAGTAGGTTAATGGCTGCTTAAGACAAAGTGGCAAAGCAAATCGCTTCAGTgtcaagaaaatgaaataaacgacctgtcttttaaaagaagaagaattaagaTATGAAACAATTATTTAaccaaacatgaacaaaaatgtgtatttcatCACTGGtcacagacttttttttgtaGTTGTGATCAGGGAGAAACCTTTATCACTTCATCCATGAACAATATGACCACTAATATCTCATTTACAAAACAagaagtacagtacagtactgtaCCCAACACCAGCAACAAGTGtcaactgagagagagagagagagagacggttATAGACAACAAACAGCCCAGAGAGATgaagaatgagagacagacagacagacaggcagacagacagagagagagagagagagaaagagggagggtgAAAGTGTGCAGGGAATGCAGAGGCCACgttagtgctgctgctgctgcaaaaccCTGACTGGACATGAAAAAGACTCTATTGTTCCTGTGATGGCCGTAGAGCACTGACCTCTGTTCATCGGCCAGAAGCAGCCAgtctttttcatctgttttgacTACTTTGATTTCCCTTCACTATGATGCTAGTGTCATGAGGCATAGAGCACTTTTGtgaattttttgttttttattttttatctgaCGCAAGTCCAGAGGATAGAAAGACATGTTAAAGGAGATGGTGGGATAGTcgggaaaatgaagaaaataactTTGGACAACAGGTAGCGCTCTGTTCAGGGCTTTGAGTCCTCACGCGAACTCGCCAAAATTAAGTTAatgaagttttgttttgatttttaggTTTCCCGTGCACAAATCTAGCTCTGATGATGGATCAGGAGGTAAGTTGAGATTACGTGAATCATATATTTAATGCTTCTTTGTAAGTACAATCGGATTGGTGTTCCACCTCTCTTACactgaagtaaacaaacaaaaagccactgcagaaatgtttttgtatgtaTTAATGATGATAATATTTCTTCTTTGCTAGTAGTCAGGACAATGTGgactgagtttttttttttttaaatactaaaaatacctttatgtttgtattttgagAATATTGTAATTTATTACATAACCTAATGCTTTGGTATTTGTTAATTCAGAGCAGGTGCTGGAGTTTTTCATTGTCTATCTGTAATATGGATGTGTTAGCAGTCATTTTATGTTGATGCTGTgttagacttttttttccctctgcactAAATTAAACTGAATCGTTGTACCGTAAAGGAAAATGGGacggaaagagaaagagcaagtCTTTTTGGCAGAGTTTTCGAAAGTCACAGAAAGGAGTGATGCGTCAGACTTCAAAAGGTATGATAAGACGataacacaaaaaacacacaaaaaggaaatgATCTAAAATATGTCTGCAAGGATGACTCATCAACATACGCACGactttttattatttgatgTTCAGGAtttgttttaagaaaatgaaGTCAGCTGTGTTTAGTCCCGTCAGCtaacatttccactttttacCCGACAGGTGATGACGTTGGTTTTGTGGCCAGTGAAATCACCATGAGTGATGAAGAGCGTAtccagctgatgatgatggtgaaggaGAATATGATCTCCATAGAGGAAGCCTTGGCGCGGGTACGATGATGTGCAAACTTCTCCTCTTTGCCGTCATGTGGAGGttacagctgctgtggttttatCCTTTTGCTCAACTTTTGAGAGTTTGCTGTGGAAAAGGGaatcgctgtgtgtgtgtgtgtgtgtgtgtgtgtgtgtgtgtgtgtgtgcgtgtgtgcgtgtgtgtgtgtgcgtgtgtgtgtgtgtgtgtgtgtgtgtgtgtgtgaatgagaggccAATTGTAAAGTGCTTTGTCCATTACAGtagaaaagcgctatataactgcagtccatttaccatttaatcAAAGGGGTCAAGTATCCAGTTGAACCTGACctttaaacactgaaaacaattatttgagttgttttcatttacaaAAACTCTTTATTCTTATTATAATATTTTCAAACAGGATACAAGGTGATTCCTCCAAAAGCCCTGTCACCTTCTTGAAATTTTCAATAGATTGCAAAAAGGTTTTATTGAGTTGTAGCTGTGGGCAAATCTGAATTCATTTATTAAAGCTGGAACTTATCTGTTGGGTAGATCTATCCACTGGTGGTTGAACATTTTCAGCGTTGTGAAAGTTATCATGTTCTGATGTACGTGTGTGAATGAATACACAAAAGCAGTTTTAATGAGTCTGTGCCAGATGTTCAAGAATAAATGACACATCAGCTGGTAGATAAATGTACTCTGCATCACAGACTAACGGGGCCATCTTTTGTTGCAGCTGAAGGAGTTTGAGATCCAGAACAGACTGACGTGCAGGTCTGATCCCACTGAGTGGACTGACCCCTCCAGTCCCACCCCTAATGAGTTGTTCAACTGCAACGTAAGTCTCTGTTAGCGCCCAGTCTGAGGGCATCTTAGTCGCTTTTTAATGCTGAATCACAGCTTCAGGCAGCTTGTTGTGCATGAGGGCCTCCGATCTATCAGTGCCAAGGCTGCTGAGCTGTTGACAGCgcccctctctttccctctgtccctgtcccacCGATGAACCGGGGCCCCTCTAAAGCCCTGCAGCTCAGGGCCTTCTCCCAACTGCAGGGCACTGGGCGGACTTCTATTCATCGCTGTCAAAGCGCTAACCCCCTATTGTGCTGTAGTGAGCGGGTGGATTCAGCACGGGGTCCTGTTATGCAGGCCACAGCTCTTTTATGCATGGGTGGGGTGATTAGGGGGCTCAGGTTCAGGGCACATTTTTCAGATTCATCTGGATGGCCTGACtatttctctgtgctttgtgtgtgttctcctctcactttctctttgtgtgagtgtgtgatgattGCACATCTGTAGCCTCTCGctgtgtctttatttatttattataggCCACCACTTTGTCTTCTGATGTGTATTCTGAGATGTGCTTTCCGCTCATGATTTGGTCACCAGATGAAACCTCAATACACGACCTGTCTTCAAATGTACCTCCTCTTCACTAACCATTGTTTCATATGATGGTTTAGGTGATTTCCAAGCAGCTAGCTTTCCCACGTAGAGAAAGGCCTTTATTGTCTGTTGCAGATGGGATGGCTGTTTGCATGGGCCTCAGTGTCATCAGTGTGGTTTCCTACCACATACTTATATTAAGCTGCAAGGACTTTCTACCGCATGCTCAGCAGCTACTTGCAGCAGCGTATGCAGCCTCAACTCAGCTTACGTACCTTTTTAATTTCTCACTGGCAACAATCTACTGCTAACTGATATTTTACCGTAACTGCAAAGCTCCTGTGGTGAGATGAAGCATTTCCGAGAAATAAAACTGTCACTGGTCTCTCCTGACAGCCTTGTGACCTGTCAGACACTGAACAAGAGGAATCTGTGACGTTCAGGCGACTCCATAAACTGGTCAACTCAACCCggaaggtgaagaagaagctgatCAGAATTGACGAGTCTAAGAGGCCTGGAGCAGAGGGTACTGagaccacaaacacactttatgtCCTTAAAGGCCGTGCGGGTGTGGCAGCCATCATAgttttgaagtgtgtgttttcactttaataCTATGTAATGctgcttgatttaaaaaaaaaaaaaaaaaagtgtaagaGAAGTTGAAGTTTTAATGCAGGTCAAATCCATGAGTTTGTCGCTCTATATGCAGCCAAGATGTAAAAGGCAGCGGgtgtttacagtgaaaacataaatacagcacCGAGGACACCACGATGTGACGCAGAGTCTAGACAAAATATCAGTAATTGTGATGGATGTAATTACTGTTTGACTATACATATTTACTGCAATGACAGTACTTACAGTGTGTTCTCACTAGTTGTGTAGTCTGTGTGAATATATGTTTTGAAGTCTACTGTTTCCAACATTTTTATCTAACATGCTTTTGTCCAACATGTTTACTATTTGACAATTTGAATGCAAAAACATGGAAGTAATGAGTGGTAGCCAGTAGATGTCCCTttgcaggctgcagaggaaaggcCTCTGAAACAGCTTGTGTACTGTGGGACACTGACGACAcagcataaaaatgacattagaTCATTTTCACCCTCATAAGAAGAATTAAGTTAATGCATGTAATTTCTAAACAAGAcaatttcatttcctttttcccaTTTCCCTGTTTTACCCTCCAGAGTGCCCAAATATAGACGGTCTTCCCTGTGGAGATTCCAGCACCTCCCTGTACTCAGGTGTGCAGAAGAAGCCTGCTGTTTGCCCCGTGGACTCGCTGGCTTCAGCCCTGCGGGAACAGCTCACCTACGACAGGGACTCTGACAGCCTgaccacctccccctcctccagcagcctggacacctgcagcagccagaaGATCTTCCAGGTCTTCAGCAAGTCTAGCGTGAGCCCCGTTCATCAGGAGACGAGTGTAGCGGGGGAGGTGAGGGAGGCAGGTGAAGGCAGCGGCTCTTCCTTCTCTGAAACGGATGTCTGCAATGATAAGGAACCCAAAATCCCTCGCTCAGTGACCGACGGAGAGCTCCGTCAGCGGATCCTGAACCCACTCAGCCACCACGGGGTGAGTACAGAGGAGCCTTTGTTGGGAGATTATTTGGAAAGTGAGGCATTTTGTAAGATCCTGCATTGAATTAATACTTTGTCAGTTGCATCCTTTAACCTCTTTGATTTGGAAGTCCTGTATCCCCCAAAATGCCCAGTCTCAAACAGACCCGCACTGAGCATACACAGTATCTCTGTCCTATTCTTATTTTAATGTGGTCCTTGCTGCTCAGGCTCTATATTTTCTTTCTATAAATGCCCTGCAGTTGTCacatcaaaccaaaccaaactgatATCAATCAGCGTTATGCAAACCGCCCTACGCACACAGTTCCAGCACCTGCACTCATGCATGTTAATGTAAATATTGTCAAAGTCAATTTTAGAATCAGTAATACGTGACTGCTTCAGTAAATAATAGAGACCAGCCAGTACTTTGTATAACACTGTCAGTCATTTTCTCCCTAATGTTAAGCTCGGTTGCCCCgaaaacatttttgtgtttgccCATCATGTGTTCTGTGGTGACCCAACTCACTGCAGGAACGTATATTCCCCGTTTTGCAGCTTAAAAATAATGACATATCAACAAAAAGTCAAATTGTAGCATATGTGATGGACAGAGCTGGCTGCTACAGCATGTTCTCGGGGTACAGTTCCTCCATTGGTGGCTAGGTGCTTTAAAAACTCACTGTATTCGCCAAGGAAAGCTCACCTACTTATCTGCATCTCTGCTCAtgaatttctttttctcacagaGAGCTTGTAGCTTTGGAGGTTTTGACCTGACCAACCGCTCAGTACAGGCGGTCCTCTCTGACCATGATAACACTGTGCGTAACCGCCATTCCTCCTTAATTTTCATAGACTGAATCCATAGTTGaacttgtgtgtttatttgcctGTGTTTCTGCCTTTTGTGTATGTAAATTAGAATAAAGACGGAGATGGTGTGAGAGATGCCATTAAATCTCCAGCAACATCTCGGATTTCCCTGGGCAAAAAAGTCAAGTCTGTGAGGGAAACTATGAGAAAACACATATCCAAGAGATaccactgttctctgtctgaACAGGTAAGTACAGTACAGAGGCATCAGCAGTGTTACTGCTGTACATTGTCCATATAGCCACTGTTG
This window of the Chaetodon auriga isolate fChaAug3 chromosome 14, fChaAug3.hap1, whole genome shotgun sequence genome carries:
- the sash1b gene encoding SAM and SH3 domain-containing protein 1 isoform X3, with protein sequence MSQGPNLVLEWLSKLHLAQYVESFIDNGYDDLEVCKQIGEPDLDAIGVHIEYHRHRLLKAVQMLIDEDKRKAPGYYFTLEPLDPSACSQSSHSSREDNRRTLGSRSRTTGIHQASCPGNHNPRVTDCNDFVTYPKLKLKVLIRDKLAKDGINLGEAPYTFKDGSVGNLDDLAQEYSQYYGTSLSDVCERMEELRKRKVVQDADMGKVDSVATSLQLRSQIQESLGLSSTTSTPETERRFPVHKSSSDDGSGGKWDGKRKSKSFWQSFRKSQKGVMRQTSKGDDVGFVASEITMSDEERIQLMMMVKENMISIEEALARLKEFEIQNRLTCRSDPTEWTDPSSPTPNELFNCNPCDLSDTEQEESVTFRRLHKLVNSTRKVKKKLIRIDESKRPGAEECPNIDGLPCGDSSTSLYSGVQKKPAVCPVDSLASALREQLTYDRDSDSLTTSPSSSSLDTCSSQKIFQVFSKSSVSPVHQETSVAGEVREAGEGSGSSFSETDVCNDKEPKIPRSVTDGELRQRILNPLSHHGRACSFGGFDLTNRSVQAVLSDHDNTNKDGDGVRDAIKSPATSRISLGKKVKSVRETMRKHISKRYHCSLSEQSSTDRISSCPHSPQTDSDSLEKPKLKPGGSVESLRSSLSGQSSMSGQTVGTTDSSNSNRESVKSEDGEEDELPYRGPFCGRALVHTDFTPSPYDTDSLKLKSGDVIDIISKPPMGTWMGMLNGKVGTFKFIYVDVLNEEEAKPKKTRRRRKARQPKPTSVEELLDRINLKEHLPTFLFNGYEDLDTFKLLEEEDLDELNIRDAQHRAVLLTAVELLQEYDGSSDPERSSQSGGSQEKLLLDRRGLPGDSPRDSGCYESNENLENGNDSLSRL